Proteins found in one Triticum aestivum cultivar Chinese Spring chromosome 4D, IWGSC CS RefSeq v2.1, whole genome shotgun sequence genomic segment:
- the LOC123097296 gene encoding probable protein S-acyltransferase 23, with product MSSSSRVVEIEVVVADGGARKAAEGEKQPDPVVNVYSAAAYGDLERLRRFVELDGGGASLAVPDGNGYHALQWAALNNYPHVALYIIEHGGDVNAEDNSQQTALHWAAVRGATATADVLLENGARLEAADVNGYRAVHVAVQYGQTTFLHHIVSKYGADFEALDNDGRSSLHWAAYKGNADTIRLLLFMDANQVRQDKNGCTPLHWAVIRGSLEVCTLLVHAGTKQELTLRDRGGFTPLQLAADKGQRHLSNILSNATKVSFGDKYCSGRLGKVGYAPILFSYLVILMILFLKSIVFASDFSRITAAVGLWSWAAISLALASQVVFYRVSRNTPGYIKTNTEGLDPKELLMGIDLSSSTFTGSWSQLCPTCKIVRPVRSKHCPICKQCVEQFDHHCPWISNCVGKRNKWDFLVFLCMGIATTLLGAAVGFHRLWTEPIILSSSESWTHFMVTKHPGAVLFMFMDIFLLTGALILTVAQAVMIARNLTTNEAANQSRYTYLRGPDGRFRNPYNQGWQKNCAYFLVNGYNNDEEAAWPTLQQTVE from the exons ATGTCGTCGTCATCCCGCGTCGTGGAGATCGAGGTTGTGGTGGCCGACGGCGGCGCCAGGAAGGCGGCGGAGGGGGAGAAGCAGCCGGACCCCGTGGTGAACGTGTACTCGGCCGCGGCGTACGGGGATCTGGAGCGACTGCGGCGGTTCGTGGAGCTTGACGGCGGCGGCGCGTCGCTCGCCGTGCCCGACGGCAACGGCTATCACGCTCTCCAGTGGGCCGCGCTCAATAACTACCCCCACGTGGCGCTCTACATCATCGAG CATGGGGGGGACGTGAACGCAGAAGACAATTCGCAGCAGACAGCGCTGCACTGGGCGGCGGTGCGCGGGGCCACGGCCACGGCCGATGTTCTGCTGGAGAACGGCGCGAGGCTAGAGGCAGCCGATGTGAACGGCTACCGG GCAGTCCATGTTGCAGTTCAGTATGGCCAAACAACATTCTTGCATCACATCGTCTCAAAGTATGGTGCGGACTTTGAAGCTTTGGACAATGACGGGAGGAGCTCTTTGCACTG GGCTGCCTACAAGGGGAATGCAGATACAATTAGGTTACTACTGTTTATGGATGCTAATCAAGTAAGGCAGGACAAAAATG GTTGCACTCCCTTACACTGGGCTGTTATAAGAGGAAGTTTAGAAGTTTGCACCCTTCTTGTACATGCAGGCACCAAGCAGGAACTAACATTGAGGGATAGAGGTGGGTTTACTCCTTTGCAACTTGCAGCAGACAAAGGTCAACGGCATCTTTCCAATATACTT TCTAATGCTACAAAAGTAAGCTTTGGAGACAAGTACTGCTCAGGGAGGCTGGGCAAGGTTGGATACGCACCTATCCTGTTTTCTTATCTTGTTATCCTCATGATCCTTTTCCTGAAATCAATTGTTTTTG CATCTGATTTTTCTAGAATCACTGCTGCTGTTGGTCTTTGGTCATGGGCTGCTATTTCTCTTGCCTTGGCGTCGCAAGTGGTGTTCTACAGAGTTAGCAG AAACACTCCAGGCTACATCAAAACCAATACCGAGGGGCTTGATCCGAAG GAACTACTCATGGGGATTGATCTTAGTTCCTCTACTTTTACAGGCAGTTGGTCTCAGCTATGCCCTACTTGCAAG ATAGTTCGTCCTGTGCGCTCCAAACATTGTCCAATTTGTAAGCAGTGTGTTGAACAGTTTGACCATCACTGCCCCTGGATATCAAATTGTGTTGGGAAG AGAAATAAGTGGGACTTTTTGGTCTTTCTTTGTATGGGGATAGCTACAACCCTTCTCGGTGCTGCCGTTGGATTCCACA GACTTTGGACGGAGCCCATTATACTCTCATCTTCTGAGTCGTGGACTCACTTCATGGTGACAAAACATCCTGGTGCTGTACTGTTCATGTTCATGGATATTTTCTTATTAACTGGAGCTCTTATTTTGACGGTGGCACAAGCAGTAATG ATAGCGAGGAATCTCACAACTAATGAGGCTGCAAACCAGTCGCGCTACACTTATCTTCGTGGGCCTGATGGACGCTTCAGGAATCCTTATAACCAAGGCTGGCAGAAGAACTGCGCTTATTTTCTTGTTAATGGCTACAACAACGACGAGGAGGCTGCATGGCCAACCCTTCAACAGACAGTAGAGTGA